From the genome of Candidatus Eisenbacteria bacterium, one region includes:
- a CDS encoding DUF3795 domain-containing protein encodes MRKGGVELVASYGWQGAWWSDKTKEQMAMKNMREMIGFCGLVCTECLAFLATRKDDDNERKKVAEIWSKQYNTNIPPEHINCDGCLSGSDRLSFVTVKSAK; translated from the coding sequence ATGAGGAAGGGCGGGGTCGAGTTGGTTGCGAGCTACGGCTGGCAGGGGGCATGGTGGAGTGACAAAACGAAGGAGCAAATGGCCATGAAGAACATGAGGGAAATGATAGGGTTTTGTGGACTAGTCTGTACCGAATGCCTTGCATTCTTGGCAACCCGAAAGGATGACGACAACGAAAGAAAGAAGGTTGCTGAGATATGGTCTAAGCAGTACAACACGAACATTCCGCCGGAGCACATCAACTGTGATGGATGTCTATCGGGAAGTGATAGGCTCTCTTTTGTCACTGTAAAGTCTGCGAAATAA